One part of the Acetoanaerobium sticklandii genome encodes these proteins:
- a CDS encoding RnfABCDGE type electron transport complex subunit D: MEMPKLTLSSSPHIQTNENVNTVMRDVIIALLPATIAAIYYFRFGAIVNILVAVLGAVAAEYLIQKLMKKPITIKDYSAAVTGLLLAFNVPSTLPWWMTLIGAVFAIAVVKQLFGGLGHNFMNPALAARAVLLASWPVEMTSWVTTGTDAVATATPLAVIKGAEAGAASASMFDLLIGNVGGCIGETSAILLIIGGIYLIYRGVITYVIPTYYIGTVAVLTFIFSGFDISMLSYNILAGGLILGAFFMATDYTTSPVSKKGQIIYAIGCGLLTAVIRYYGGYPEGVSYSILLMNVATPLIDKYISPRVFGEVAK, from the coding sequence ATGGAAATGCCAAAACTAACCTTGTCATCATCTCCTCATATACAGACTAATGAAAATGTTAATACTGTTATGAGAGATGTTATTATTGCACTTTTGCCAGCTACAATTGCAGCGATATATTATTTTAGATTTGGAGCAATTGTTAACATACTAGTTGCTGTTTTAGGAGCTGTAGCTGCAGAATATTTAATTCAAAAATTAATGAAAAAGCCAATTACAATTAAAGATTATAGTGCAGCAGTGACTGGACTTTTATTAGCTTTCAATGTTCCGTCAACTTTACCTTGGTGGATGACTCTTATAGGAGCAGTTTTTGCTATTGCTGTTGTAAAACAGCTATTCGGAGGTCTGGGTCATAACTTTATGAATCCAGCGCTTGCAGCTAGAGCAGTGCTATTAGCTTCTTGGCCAGTAGAAATGACATCTTGGGTTACTACAGGAACTGACGCAGTTGCTACAGCGACACCTTTAGCAGTAATTAAGGGAGCGGAAGCAGGAGCAGCTTCAGCATCTATGTTTGATTTATTAATTGGAAATGTTGGGGGATGTATTGGGGAAACCTCTGCAATACTACTTATAATCGGTGGAATATATCTGATTTATAGAGGAGTAATAACATATGTAATACCAACATACTACATAGGAACTGTTGCTGTTTTAACGTTTATTTTTTCTGGGTTTGATATTTCTATGTTAAGCTACAACATTTTAGCTGGAGGCTTAATTTTAGGAGCATTTTTTATGGCCACTGATTATACAACATCTCCTGTATCAAAAAAAGGTCAAATTATTTATGCTATTGGATGCGGTCTACTAACTGCAGTTATAAGATACTACGGAGGATATCCTGAAGGAGTTTCTTACTCAATTTTATTAATGAATGTAGCAACTCCACTTATAGATAAATATATTTCACCAAGAGTATTTGGGGAGGTGGCAAAATAA
- the rsxC gene encoding electron transport complex subunit RsxC translates to MKLLSFKGGIHPPHNKELTEHLPVEKAIETKIVYIPLAQHIGAPCSPVVNVGDIVKVGQAIGEPQGFVSSPVHSSVSGKVIAIKPMTTPGGQMTTCIVIENDFNDEIHESIMPYGEVKDLSSEKLLEIVKNAGIVGMGGATFPTHVKLSPPKEKNIDVVILNGAECEPYLTADHRLMLETPEDVVNGLLGIMKILGVEKGYIGIEDNKPDCIASVSKAAQGINSIEVVGLRTKYPQGAEKQLIYACTNREVPSGGLPMDAGVVVNNVATAAQLAKTIRTGMPLIDRICTVTGGAISNPKNILIKIGTLYSEIIDQAGGFKTQPSKVISGGPMMGIAQFTLEVPATKGSSGILCFTYDEAKAKEVQNCMRCAKCVNICPANLQPLFISAYSLKNDYKKAMEFRALDCIECGSCSFVCPSARPLLQSIRVAKREILAQKRKESK, encoded by the coding sequence ATGAAGCTATTAAGCTTTAAAGGAGGAATTCATCCTCCACATAATAAAGAACTGACAGAACATCTTCCGGTTGAAAAGGCTATAGAAACTAAAATAGTGTACATACCATTGGCCCAGCATATCGGAGCTCCATGTAGCCCAGTTGTAAATGTTGGAGATATTGTGAAGGTTGGTCAAGCTATTGGAGAACCACAGGGTTTTGTTTCTTCTCCAGTTCATTCTTCGGTATCTGGTAAAGTTATAGCTATAAAGCCTATGACTACGCCAGGTGGACAAATGACAACTTGTATAGTTATTGAAAACGATTTTAATGATGAAATCCATGAAAGTATTATGCCGTACGGTGAGGTTAAAGACCTTTCCTCTGAGAAACTTTTAGAGATAGTTAAAAATGCTGGTATAGTAGGTATGGGTGGAGCAACTTTCCCAACGCATGTAAAACTTAGCCCGCCTAAAGAAAAAAATATTGATGTTGTAATATTAAATGGAGCAGAATGCGAACCTTATTTAACAGCGGATCATAGATTGATGCTAGAAACACCCGAGGATGTTGTAAATGGATTATTAGGAATAATGAAGATTTTAGGTGTAGAAAAAGGATACATTGGAATAGAAGACAATAAACCAGATTGTATTGCCAGTGTATCAAAGGCTGCTCAAGGGATTAATAGCATTGAGGTAGTTGGACTTAGGACTAAATATCCTCAAGGAGCTGAAAAACAACTTATATATGCATGTACTAATAGAGAGGTTCCTAGTGGGGGTCTTCCTATGGATGCGGGGGTAGTGGTTAATAACGTTGCTACAGCTGCTCAGCTTGCTAAAACTATAAGAACAGGTATGCCACTTATTGATAGAATATGTACAGTTACGGGTGGGGCAATTTCAAATCCTAAAAATATTCTAATAAAAATAGGAACTTTATACAGTGAAATAATTGATCAAGCAGGTGGATTTAAAACCCAACCAAGCAAAGTTATCAGTGGCGGCCCGATGATGGGAATAGCTCAATTTACTTTAGAAGTACCAGCAACTAAAGGTTCTTCTGGAATATTATGTTTTACATATGATGAAGCAAAGGCAAAAGAAGTTCAAAACTGTATGAGATGTGCAAAGTGTGTAAATATTTGTCCGGCTAATTTACAGCCGTTATTCATAAGCGCATATTCTTTAAAGAATGATTACAAAAAAGCAATGGAATTTAGAGCTCTTGATTGCATTGAATGTGGATCATGTTCATTTGTTTGTCCTTCAGCAAGGCCGTTACTACAATCAATTCGTGTTGCTAAACGTGAAATTTTAGCTCAGAAAAGAAAAGAATCTAAATAA
- a CDS encoding C40 family peptidase — translation MKKGWLLSCLFTTSIILSFPAIADANQYEKAVVESPIIDIRLDSNSNSAVISRISKGQEILIVGEENGWTKIKLGTGIEGFIESSDSQVKKIEDGFITNKGVNLRRNATTESEAIHILNTGDKVEIIEKSGQWTKVRLNSLIGYVHSDYISSDLNKSATVSRGASRDINSLIEVAKSKLGTPYNYGSSGPNSFDCSGFVSYSYKTSLGIDLPRTSTSQSKQGTQVSKEELQTGDIVYFDTGGGLDRVNHVGIYLSDGEFIHASSGRNMKVMISSLDEKHYRNSYMGATRIIE, via the coding sequence ATGAAAAAAGGATGGTTACTATCGTGCTTGTTTACTACAAGTATAATACTTTCATTTCCGGCAATAGCGGATGCAAATCAATACGAAAAAGCAGTAGTGGAATCACCTATAATAGATATTAGACTTGATTCAAACTCAAATTCAGCTGTAATATCTAGAATTTCTAAAGGGCAAGAAATTTTAATTGTAGGTGAAGAGAATGGATGGACTAAGATTAAACTTGGAACAGGAATAGAAGGATTTATTGAATCCTCAGATAGTCAAGTTAAAAAAATAGAAGACGGCTTTATCACTAATAAGGGCGTAAACCTAAGAAGAAATGCTACTACTGAAAGTGAAGCAATTCATATTTTGAATACTGGAGATAAGGTCGAAATAATTGAAAAAAGTGGTCAGTGGACTAAAGTAAGATTAAATTCACTGATAGGATATGTACATAGCGATTATATTTCATCTGATTTAAACAAGTCTGCTACTGTATCAAGAGGAGCTTCAAGAGATATTAATTCTCTGATTGAAGTTGCAAAATCAAAATTAGGAACTCCATACAACTATGGAAGTTCAGGACCAAACAGCTTTGATTGTTCAGGTTTTGTTTCTTATTCATACAAGACATCTTTAGGAATTGACCTACCTAGAACATCTACTTCTCAGAGCAAGCAAGGAACTCAAGTATCTAAAGAGGAGCTACAAACTGGAGATATTGTGTATTTTGACACAGGCGGTGGTCTAGACAGAGTTAATCACGTAGGTATTTATTTGTCAGACGGAGAATTCATTCATGCATCATCAGGGAGGAATATGAAAGTGATGATTTCATCTCTAGATGAAAAGCATTATCGAAACTCTTATATGGGTGCTACAAGGATTATTGAATAA
- a CDS encoding FUSC family protein: MRNIKTAISVVICIIISNILNLNNPIFVIIGAIVSMQGSINESYKSGINRILGTVFGAMVGMLFYQISPNNTLLIGLGTIFIIHINNKLKWNKSIVITLIVFCSIMLNTEENVFVYSAFRVIDTTIGIIVAFTVNLLVFRPKHKEKISTILEHLISYLDKELYEYFVLNIPFELKEYSGKLNEINQSYEIYKSEFLSGEKNYKEEELIIKSLMLLDEIYHNINIIQNFDKQISKSTANIIKKHLEIDIYNTISSDDDLFMVYNYHIKNIIFDLVKLKELQGYNL, from the coding sequence ATGAGAAATATTAAAACTGCTATTTCTGTTGTAATTTGTATTATTATATCAAATATACTGAATTTGAATAATCCGATTTTTGTAATTATAGGTGCAATTGTAAGTATGCAAGGAAGTATAAATGAATCATACAAAAGTGGAATAAATAGAATTCTAGGAACAGTTTTTGGTGCAATGGTAGGTATGCTATTTTATCAAATTAGCCCTAACAATACTTTATTAATTGGTCTTGGAACTATATTTATAATTCATATAAATAATAAATTAAAGTGGAATAAATCTATTGTTATTACACTTATTGTTTTCTGCTCAATTATGTTAAATACTGAAGAAAATGTGTTTGTGTATTCAGCTTTTAGGGTTATTGATACAACTATTGGAATTATAGTTGCTTTTACTGTTAATTTATTAGTGTTCAGACCAAAACATAAAGAAAAAATATCAACTATATTAGAACACTTGATTAGCTATCTAGATAAAGAACTCTATGAATATTTTGTGCTTAATATTCCATTTGAACTAAAAGAATATAGTGGTAAGCTTAATGAAATAAATCAATCCTACGAAATTTATAAGTCTGAATTTTTAAGTGGAGAAAAAAATTATAAGGAAGAGGAACTAATTATTAAATCTCTTATGTTGCTCGATGAAATTTATCACAATATTAATATTATTCAAAACTTTGACAAACAAATATCAAAGAGCACAGCAAATATTATAAAAAAGCACCTTGAAATAGATATTTACAATACAATATCGTCTGATGATGATTTATTCATGGTATATAATTACCATATTAAAAACATAATATTTGATTTGGTGAAATTAAAAGAATTACAAGGATACAACTTATAG
- a CDS encoding lytic transglycosylase domain-containing protein, protein MIILFIGLILFLGYKSEPKLLLFIKYPQQYKEYVFKYSDLYQIEDELIFSIIKAESNFYPYAKSKKEAKGLMQIIDKTWSWGCSELESPTMNYYNIEDNIKVGTWYMRKLINEFGSEELAVLAYNAGSGNVNAWISKGYLSDTDYTKWEIPFEESKAYINKVMSYRNKYALIYE, encoded by the coding sequence ATGATAATTTTATTTATTGGATTGATTTTATTTTTAGGATATAAATCTGAGCCTAAATTATTGTTGTTTATAAAATATCCACAGCAATATAAAGAGTACGTTTTCAAATACTCAGATTTATATCAAATAGAAGATGAACTTATTTTTTCAATAATTAAAGCAGAGAGTAATTTTTATCCTTATGCTAAATCAAAAAAAGAAGCTAAAGGATTGATGCAAATCATTGACAAAACCTGGAGTTGGGGATGCAGTGAACTTGAGTCTCCAACTATGAATTATTACAATATAGAGGATAATATCAAAGTAGGAACCTGGTATATGAGAAAGCTTATTAATGAATTTGGATCTGAGGAGTTAGCGGTATTGGCATATAATGCTGGCTCAGGTAATGTAAATGCATGGATATCTAAAGGATATTTGTCAGATACTGACTATACAAAATGGGAAATCCCTTTTGAAGAATCTAAAGCATATATAAATAAAGTAATGAGTTATAGAAACAAATATGCTTTAATATACGAATAG
- the coaE gene encoding dephospho-CoA kinase (Dephospho-CoA kinase (CoaE) performs the final step in coenzyme A biosynthesis.), translated as MKQNKMIIGITGSIGTGKSTVSNYLISKGYSVVDADKISKGAYNIGSNGYKAILEVFGVEILNSNGEVDRKKIKKIVFDNSNMLQRLNMAIHPIIINEIEKEIEILLESQNVVFLDAPLLIETELHKKVDKIIVVVCDKNEQINRIIKRDKITADMAISIINSQMSIDEKLKFADYIVYNNSTIENLYSQVDEIILEIKKEISDV; from the coding sequence ATGAAACAAAATAAAATGATTATTGGAATAACAGGTTCAATTGGAACAGGAAAGTCAACTGTAAGTAACTATTTAATATCAAAAGGTTATAGTGTTGTAGATGCAGACAAAATATCCAAAGGAGCCTATAATATTGGCTCAAATGGATATAAAGCTATTTTAGAAGTGTTTGGAGTAGAAATTTTAAATAGTAACGGAGAAGTAGATAGAAAAAAAATTAAAAAAATAGTATTTGATAATTCAAATATGCTACAAAGACTAAATATGGCTATTCATCCTATTATTATAAATGAAATTGAAAAGGAGATAGAAATACTGTTAGAGTCTCAAAACGTAGTTTTTCTTGATGCTCCTTTACTTATAGAAACTGAGCTTCATAAGAAGGTAGACAAGATAATTGTTGTTGTCTGCGATAAAAATGAGCAAATTAATAGGATAATAAAAAGAGATAAGATTACGGCTGATATGGCTATTAGTATAATTAATAGTCAAATGAGTATTGATGAGAAGCTTAAGTTTGCAGATTATATAGTTTACAATAATAGCACTATTGAAAATTTATATAGTCAAGTTGACGAAATTATTTTGGAAATAAAAAAGGAAATATCTGATGTTTAA
- the polA gene encoding DNA polymerase I, with the protein MDKLLILIDGNSLMNRAYYALPELMNKKGQHTNAIYGFANILFKIMDTYKPSHISVAFDLKAPTFRHKQYDAYKGNRKKMPDELREQVEPLKKMIDAFGINRIELEGYEADDLIGTVAKNFEQDGFEVYIITGDKDALQLVSDKIKVLFTKKGISELDEYDPDKMTEKYELTPQQFIDLKGLMGDQSDNIPGVAGIGEKTGIKLLKEYGSIENIYMNIDEISKSVKAKLEAGYDMAFLSKSLATIMVDIPLELKVDEFEKKDIDKNTLISLFSEFEFNSLIGKVGNDESGLIDKVQKEYLISNDIELLIDKATSLKSLNLFSIAKSGLVSDKRLINLFVKIDEEFFNIEEKDVLKLKDVFENPEIKKYGYNLKNDCLILKPYEINLTGLYFDIAIAEYLIDSTSSNYEIKDIALKYNLGDVLSLEELLGKGKSKKDFKDLSDAQISGYACSVLDIVDKGKEALITTIENYNMHNLFYEVEMPLVEILADMEYIGISADKEVLNELKQKFDIEIKTLEASIYEYAGENFNINSPKQLGHILFDKLGLPAIKKTKTGYSTNAEVLEALSDKHPIIDKITLYRQYTKLQSTYVDGLLNIINPKTGRIHSSFNQTITTTGRISSTEPNMQNIPVRLEIGRELRKVFVAPEDMYLVDADYSQIELRILAHIANDEGLIDAFSKGDDIHTITASEVFNVPLDEVTKELRSAAKAVNFGIVYGISDFGLSNNLGISKQVAKEYIDNYFARYPYVKKYMEDIVEKAKNDGYVETYIGRRRYIPELGSNNFIMKNLGKRLAMNTPIQGSAADVIKIAMVKVYARLKSEGLKSKLILQVHDELIIESPDSEKSYVADLLKEEMESAVDLNVKLTVDAKWGKSWYETK; encoded by the coding sequence ATGGACAAATTATTGATTTTGATAGATGGAAACAGTTTAATGAATAGAGCTTACTATGCTCTGCCTGAATTGATGAATAAAAAAGGACAGCATACAAATGCTATTTATGGATTTGCAAATATATTATTCAAAATAATGGATACCTATAAACCAAGCCATATATCAGTGGCATTTGACTTAAAAGCACCGACCTTTAGGCATAAGCAGTACGATGCGTATAAAGGTAACAGAAAAAAGATGCCGGATGAACTAAGAGAGCAGGTAGAGCCTCTTAAGAAAATGATAGATGCTTTCGGGATAAATAGAATTGAACTTGAAGGCTATGAAGCAGACGACTTAATAGGTACAGTTGCTAAAAATTTTGAGCAAGATGGTTTTGAAGTTTATATAATTACTGGTGATAAGGATGCTCTTCAATTAGTAAGTGATAAAATAAAGGTTTTATTTACTAAAAAAGGAATTTCAGAGCTAGATGAATATGATCCAGATAAAATGACTGAAAAATATGAGCTTACGCCTCAGCAATTTATCGATTTAAAGGGATTAATGGGAGATCAGTCAGATAATATTCCTGGAGTAGCAGGAATAGGCGAAAAAACAGGAATTAAGCTTTTGAAAGAGTATGGAAGCATAGAAAATATCTATATGAATATAGATGAGATTTCTAAAAGCGTAAAAGCAAAGCTTGAGGCTGGATATGATATGGCTTTTCTGAGTAAAAGCCTTGCAACTATTATGGTAGATATCCCTTTAGAGCTTAAAGTTGATGAGTTTGAAAAGAAGGATATAGACAAAAATACTTTAATCAGTTTGTTTTCAGAATTTGAATTTAATAGCTTGATAGGTAAGGTTGGAAATGATGAATCTGGTTTGATTGATAAAGTGCAAAAGGAGTATTTAATTTCAAATGATATTGAGTTATTAATAGATAAAGCAACTAGTTTGAAATCTTTAAATTTATTTTCTATTGCAAAATCTGGATTAGTTAGTGACAAAAGATTGATAAATTTATTTGTGAAGATAGATGAAGAATTTTTTAATATTGAAGAAAAGGATGTATTAAAGCTTAAGGATGTATTTGAGAATCCAGAAATAAAGAAGTATGGATATAATCTAAAAAATGACTGTTTAATTTTAAAGCCATATGAAATAAATTTGACAGGGCTTTATTTTGATATAGCCATAGCTGAATATCTAATTGATTCAACTAGCTCAAACTACGAAATCAAAGATATAGCGCTTAAATACAATCTTGGGGATGTGCTATCTTTAGAAGAGCTTTTGGGCAAAGGTAAAAGTAAAAAAGACTTTAAAGATTTATCAGATGCTCAGATATCAGGCTACGCATGTTCAGTTTTAGATATTGTTGATAAAGGAAAAGAAGCTTTAATCACTACTATTGAAAATTATAATATGCACAATTTATTTTATGAAGTTGAAATGCCACTAGTTGAGATTTTAGCGGATATGGAATATATAGGCATAAGCGCAGATAAAGAAGTACTTAATGAACTAAAACAAAAATTCGATATTGAAATTAAAACTTTAGAAGCAAGCATTTATGAATATGCTGGAGAAAACTTCAATATTAACTCTCCAAAACAGCTTGGACATATTTTATTTGATAAGCTTGGGCTTCCAGCAATCAAAAAAACTAAAACGGGGTATTCTACAAATGCTGAAGTTTTAGAAGCTTTATCAGATAAACATCCTATAATAGATAAAATTACCTTATATAGACAATATACAAAGCTTCAGTCCACATATGTAGATGGGCTTTTAAATATAATTAATCCAAAAACGGGCAGAATTCACTCATCGTTTAATCAAACTATTACAACTACTGGGCGAATATCTTCAACTGAGCCTAATATGCAAAATATACCAGTACGTCTAGAAATTGGGCGCGAACTAAGAAAAGTATTTGTAGCTCCAGAGGACATGTATTTAGTGGATGCTGACTATTCTCAGATTGAGCTTCGAATCCTAGCACACATTGCTAATGACGAAGGACTTATTGATGCTTTTTCAAAAGGTGATGATATTCATACAATTACAGCATCAGAAGTATTTAATGTACCCTTAGATGAGGTCACTAAAGAACTCAGGAGCGCTGCAAAGGCAGTTAATTTTGGAATAGTTTATGGGATAAGTGATTTTGGCTTATCAAATAATCTTGGAATATCAAAGCAAGTTGCTAAAGAATATATCGATAATTACTTTGCAAGATATCCATATGTAAAAAAATACATGGAAGATATAGTAGAAAAGGCAAAAAATGATGGTTATGTAGAAACTTATATTGGAAGAAGAAGATACATTCCTGAACTGGGTTCAAATAATTTTATAATGAAGAATTTAGGAAAAAGATTAGCTATGAACACTCCAATTCAAGGAAGCGCTGCAGATGTTATAAAAATTGCAATGGTAAAAGTATATGCTAGACTTAAATCTGAAGGGTTAAAATCTAAACTGATACTACAAGTTCATGATGAACTTATAATTGAGTCACCTGATAGTGAAAAATCATATGTAGCAGATTTATTAAAAGAAGAAATGGAATCCGCTGTAGACTTAAATGTTAAACTTACAGTTGATGCTAAATGGGGAAAATCTTGGTATGAAACAAAATAA